From one Nycticebus coucang isolate mNycCou1 chromosome 14, mNycCou1.pri, whole genome shotgun sequence genomic stretch:
- the SLC3A2 gene encoding 4F2 cell-surface antigen heavy chain isoform X1, with protein sequence MDSMPPEPSTGVVSVPRQPPGDHSEPGVQGLSAGGDSGTMSQDTEVDMKEVELNELEPEKQPMNAASGAATAMAVVGGAEKNGLVKIKVAEDDAEAAAAAKFTGLSKEELLKVAGSPGWVRTRLALLLLFWLGWLGMLAGAVVIIVQAPRCRELPVQQWWHMGALYRIGDLQAFQASDSGNLAGLKGHLDYLSTLKVRGFVLGPIHKNQKDDVAGTDLQQIDPSLGSKEDFDSLLQSSKKKSIRVILDLTPNYKGENSWFSTQVDSVATKMKDALAFWLKAGVDGFQVRDVENLTNASSFLSEWQNVTKSFGEDRLLIAGTDSSDLQQISSLLESNKDLLLTSSYLSKSSFTGEHIKVLVTQYLGAIDSHWCSWSLSQAGLMTSFLPTQLLHLYHLLFFTLPGTPIFSYGDEIGLQDARPGQPMEAPVMLWDESSLPNIPGSVNVNSTVKGQSEDPGSLLSLFRRLSDQRSKERSLLHGEFYLLSTEPELFSYIRYWDQNERFLVVLNFGNMSHPARLGTSDLPPGTSLPARANLLLSTWRGREEAASIELEHLNLEPHEGLLLHFPYVA encoded by the exons GCACCATGAGCCAGGACACCGAGGTGGATATGAAGGAGGTGGAGCTGAATGAACTAGAACCCGAGAAGCAGCCGATGAACGCGGCGTCGGGGGCGGCCACGGCGATGGCGGTAGTGGGCGGTGCCGAAAAAAATGGTCTGGTGAAAATCAAGGTAGCCGAAGACGACGCGGAGGCGGCAGCTGCGGCCAAGTTCACCGGTCTGTCTAAGGAGGAGTTGCTGAAGGTGGCaggcagcccaggctgggttcgcaCCCGCTTGGCTTTGCTGCTGCTCTTCTGGCTTGGCTGGCTTGGCATGCTGGCGGGCGCCGTGGTAATTATTGTGCAGGCGCCACGCTGTCGCGAGCTTCCAGTGCAGCAGTGGTGGCACATGGGCGCTCTCTACCGCATCGGCGACCTTCAGGCCTTCCAGGCTAGCGACTCTGGCAACCTAGCTG GTCTGAAGGGGCATCTGGATTACCTGAGCACCCTGAAGGTGAGAGGCTTTGTCCTGGGCCCAATTCACAAGAACCAGAAGGATGATGTCGCTGGGACCGACTTGCAACAGATCGATCCCAGTCTTGGCTCCAAAGAAGATTTTGACAGTCTCCTGCAATCATCCAAGAAAAAGA GCATTCGTGTCATTCTTGACCTCACTCCCAACTATAAGGGCGAGAACTCGTGGTTTTCCACTCAGGTTGACTCTGTGGCTACCAAGATGAAG GATGCTTTAGCGTTTTGGCTGAAAGCTGGTGTGGATGGGTTCCAGGTTCGGGATGTGGAGAATCTCACG AATGCGTCCTCATTCTTGTCTGAGTGGCAGAACGTCACCAAGAGCTTTGGTGAAGATAG GCTGTTGATTGCAGGAACTGACTCCTCTGACCTTCAGCAGATTTCAAGCCTACTCGAATCTAACAAAGACCTGCTCTTGACCAGCTCATACCTGTCAAAGTCCAGTTTCACCGGGGAGCACATAAAAGTATTAGTGACTCAGTATTTGGGTGCCATTGACAGTCACTGGTGCAGCTGGAGT TTGTCTCAGGCAGGACTCATGACTTCCTTCTTGCCGACTCAACTCCTCCATCTCTACCACCTGCTGTTCTTCACCCTGCCAGGGACCCCCATTTTCAGCTATGGGGATGAGATTGGCCTACAGGATGCCCGTCCTGGACAG CCTATGGAGGCCCCGGTCATGCTGTGGGATGAGTCCAGCCTCCCTAACATACCAGGGTCTGTAAACGTCAATAGCACTGTGAAG GGACAGAGTGAAGACCCTGGCTCCCTCCTTTCCCTGTTCCGGCGGCTGAGCGATCAGCGGAGTAAGGAGCGCTCCCTCCTCCATGGGGAATTTTATCTCCTCTCCACTGAGCCTGAACTTTTCTCCTACATCCGCTACTGGGACCAGAATGAGCGTTTCCTGGTGGTGCTCAATTTTGGGAACATGAGCCACCCAGCCAGGCTGGGAACCTCCGACCTGCCTCCCGGCACCAGCCTGCCAGCCAGGGCTAACCTCCTGCTCAGCACCTGGCGAGGCCGTGAGGAGGCTGCCTCCATTGAGCTGGAGCACCTGAACTTGGAGCCTCATGAAGGGCTGCTGCTCCACTTCCCATATGTTGCCTGA
- the SLC3A2 gene encoding 4F2 cell-surface antigen heavy chain isoform X2 → MDSMPPEPSTGVVSVPRQPPGDHSEPGVQGLSAGGDSGTMSQDTEVDMKEVELNELEPEKQPMNAASGAATAMAVVGGAEKNGLVKIKVAEDDAEAAAAAKFTGLSKEELLKVAGSPGWVRTRLALLLLFWLGWLGMLAGAVVIIVQAPRCRELPVQQWWHMGALYRIGDLQAFQASDSGNLAGLKGHLDYLSTLKVRGFVLGPIHKNQKDDVAGTDLQQIDPSLGSKEDFDSLLQSSKKKSIRVILDLTPNYKGENSWFSTQVDSVATKMKDALAFWLKAGVDGFQVRDVENLTNASSFLSEWQNVTKSFGEDRLLIAGTDSSDLQQISSLLESNKDLLLTSSYLSKSSFTGEHIKVLVTQYLGAIDSHWCSWSLSQAGLMTSFLPTQLLHLYHLLFFTLPGTPIFSYGDEIGLQDARPGQGQSEDPGSLLSLFRRLSDQRSKERSLLHGEFYLLSTEPELFSYIRYWDQNERFLVVLNFGNMSHPARLGTSDLPPGTSLPARANLLLSTWRGREEAASIELEHLNLEPHEGLLLHFPYVA, encoded by the exons GCACCATGAGCCAGGACACCGAGGTGGATATGAAGGAGGTGGAGCTGAATGAACTAGAACCCGAGAAGCAGCCGATGAACGCGGCGTCGGGGGCGGCCACGGCGATGGCGGTAGTGGGCGGTGCCGAAAAAAATGGTCTGGTGAAAATCAAGGTAGCCGAAGACGACGCGGAGGCGGCAGCTGCGGCCAAGTTCACCGGTCTGTCTAAGGAGGAGTTGCTGAAGGTGGCaggcagcccaggctgggttcgcaCCCGCTTGGCTTTGCTGCTGCTCTTCTGGCTTGGCTGGCTTGGCATGCTGGCGGGCGCCGTGGTAATTATTGTGCAGGCGCCACGCTGTCGCGAGCTTCCAGTGCAGCAGTGGTGGCACATGGGCGCTCTCTACCGCATCGGCGACCTTCAGGCCTTCCAGGCTAGCGACTCTGGCAACCTAGCTG GTCTGAAGGGGCATCTGGATTACCTGAGCACCCTGAAGGTGAGAGGCTTTGTCCTGGGCCCAATTCACAAGAACCAGAAGGATGATGTCGCTGGGACCGACTTGCAACAGATCGATCCCAGTCTTGGCTCCAAAGAAGATTTTGACAGTCTCCTGCAATCATCCAAGAAAAAGA GCATTCGTGTCATTCTTGACCTCACTCCCAACTATAAGGGCGAGAACTCGTGGTTTTCCACTCAGGTTGACTCTGTGGCTACCAAGATGAAG GATGCTTTAGCGTTTTGGCTGAAAGCTGGTGTGGATGGGTTCCAGGTTCGGGATGTGGAGAATCTCACG AATGCGTCCTCATTCTTGTCTGAGTGGCAGAACGTCACCAAGAGCTTTGGTGAAGATAG GCTGTTGATTGCAGGAACTGACTCCTCTGACCTTCAGCAGATTTCAAGCCTACTCGAATCTAACAAAGACCTGCTCTTGACCAGCTCATACCTGTCAAAGTCCAGTTTCACCGGGGAGCACATAAAAGTATTAGTGACTCAGTATTTGGGTGCCATTGACAGTCACTGGTGCAGCTGGAGT TTGTCTCAGGCAGGACTCATGACTTCCTTCTTGCCGACTCAACTCCTCCATCTCTACCACCTGCTGTTCTTCACCCTGCCAGGGACCCCCATTTTCAGCTATGGGGATGAGATTGGCCTACAGGATGCCCGTCCTGGACAG GGACAGAGTGAAGACCCTGGCTCCCTCCTTTCCCTGTTCCGGCGGCTGAGCGATCAGCGGAGTAAGGAGCGCTCCCTCCTCCATGGGGAATTTTATCTCCTCTCCACTGAGCCTGAACTTTTCTCCTACATCCGCTACTGGGACCAGAATGAGCGTTTCCTGGTGGTGCTCAATTTTGGGAACATGAGCCACCCAGCCAGGCTGGGAACCTCCGACCTGCCTCCCGGCACCAGCCTGCCAGCCAGGGCTAACCTCCTGCTCAGCACCTGGCGAGGCCGTGAGGAGGCTGCCTCCATTGAGCTGGAGCACCTGAACTTGGAGCCTCATGAAGGGCTGCTGCTCCACTTCCCATATGTTGCCTGA